In Maridesulfovibrio sp., a single genomic region encodes these proteins:
- a CDS encoding DUF4405 domain-containing protein — translation MFRKITSLTSFFSIIVLTITSIVLYIVPHGRVAYWADWTLLGLSKDQWGDIHICTGVLFLAASILHIWLNWKPIIAYLRKKAGAANFSSPAFFISLAITLFVAVGALAGLPPMRQVLEFSSSIKMNGELKYGAPPYGHAELSSLAVFCKRTGLDVQKAAESLKNAGVKLASPGETIISIAGKAGITPKELHAIMLKDQPEAVEAAVPAHEPGSTMKSGSAGVTGGGSGIGRMSLEMYCSRNNLDLDTALGILREKGAVVDKSTTIREIAGMLGLSSPREIGALLNP, via the coding sequence ATGTTCAGAAAAATCACCTCACTTACCAGTTTTTTTTCCATCATCGTACTGACCATAACCAGCATAGTCCTATACATAGTTCCGCATGGACGGGTGGCCTACTGGGCAGACTGGACCCTGCTGGGTCTGAGCAAAGACCAGTGGGGCGACATACATATCTGCACCGGGGTACTTTTCCTCGCAGCCTCCATCCTGCACATCTGGCTGAACTGGAAACCGATTATCGCCTACCTCAGGAAGAAGGCCGGAGCAGCCAACTTTTCATCACCGGCTTTTTTCATAAGCCTTGCCATTACCCTGTTCGTTGCCGTCGGGGCCCTTGCGGGTCTGCCGCCCATGCGGCAGGTTCTGGAATTTTCAAGCAGCATCAAAATGAACGGAGAACTTAAATACGGTGCCCCGCCATACGGACACGCGGAACTCAGTTCACTGGCGGTTTTCTGCAAAAGAACCGGGCTGGATGTGCAAAAGGCCGCAGAGTCGCTCAAGAATGCGGGGGTCAAACTCGCTTCTCCGGGTGAAACGATAATTTCCATTGCAGGAAAGGCCGGGATTACACCTAAAGAACTCCATGCAATAATGCTCAAAGATCAGCCCGAGGCGGTGGAAGCGGCTGTTCCTGCCCATGAACCCGGCTCCACCATGAAAAGCGGAAGCGCTGGCGTAACCGGCGGAGGTTCCGGAATCGGGCGCATGTCCCTTGAAATGTACTGCAGCCGGAACAACCTCGATCTTGATACGGCCTTGGGAATACTGAGAGAAAAGGGGGCCGTGGTTGACAAGTCCACCACCATTCGAGAAATTGCCGGAATGCTGGGTCTGAGTTCTCCGCGCGAGATCGGAGCGCTGCTCAACCCTTAA
- a CDS encoding ATP-binding protein encodes MELSLRKSHKLPLTLALLALVLLGAGSLYLTWHNLRQMHQTVFEHMLLSARSIARGLDIQLVEGARRMRRPGGPGGPGGPGMRNRRMPEALLPEARELFKEMVAQGDLLYIALYGPDMKPLLVVEQDDIKFDPPVGLFGMIDSMRESSTPVMIGNRPALLYGTIGQPMLLRIYGHSQYRMLPPQSQTTYLLLGLNAEKHLRQFKQYRRAALLQTGYIFLAGFVLWLLAVAYFQRREQGSKLTRLESFQANLLDNMPDGLLTLSTGGTILAANGSAHKLLDSPADKALVGMNWNDFSYESLQKFRRDNVIWEHALLSGKSLEFIFFPYFESMDEKRTMIIIRDRTDIADLEEDLYEARRLASIGSLAAGVAHEIRNPLSSLRGFAQLFADRFHDEPPYGTYATTMLQEADRLNRVVTDLLYLSRPHDLKPEQLDLKDLCDSMQTLMGFDLEHKGAEIDTGLETDTVYADPDGIRQVMLNLLVNSLDAVPQDEGLISISAKESGNGVWINICDNGPGMPEEIRKHALEPFFTDKPKGTGLGLAIVNTIMRGHSGRVTISGHDNSEPRTGTCVKLFFPNPRSEE; translated from the coding sequence ATGGAATTAAGCTTAAGAAAATCGCATAAACTGCCTCTTACACTGGCTCTCCTGGCCCTGGTACTCCTCGGGGCCGGGAGCCTTTACCTTACCTGGCACAACCTGCGCCAGATGCACCAGACAGTTTTCGAGCACATGCTGCTTTCGGCCCGCTCCATAGCAAGGGGGCTGGATATCCAGTTGGTAGAGGGAGCAAGAAGAATGCGCCGTCCCGGAGGTCCGGGTGGCCCCGGCGGTCCCGGAATGCGCAACAGGCGCATGCCGGAGGCATTGCTTCCTGAAGCCCGGGAACTGTTCAAGGAAATGGTTGCACAGGGCGATCTGCTCTACATCGCCCTTTACGGTCCGGACATGAAGCCGCTGCTGGTGGTGGAACAGGACGACATTAAATTCGACCCTCCGGTCGGGCTGTTCGGGATGATCGACTCCATGCGTGAATCCAGCACCCCGGTCATGATAGGCAACAGACCGGCCCTGCTTTACGGAACAATAGGCCAGCCCATGCTGCTGCGCATCTACGGACATTCCCAGTACAGGATGCTGCCGCCGCAAAGCCAGACCACCTACCTGCTTCTGGGACTCAATGCCGAAAAACATCTGCGCCAGTTCAAACAGTACCGCCGTGCGGCCCTGCTCCAGACCGGATACATATTTCTGGCCGGGTTCGTGCTCTGGCTGCTGGCCGTGGCTTATTTCCAGCGCAGGGAACAGGGCAGCAAACTGACCAGACTCGAAAGCTTTCAGGCAAACCTGCTGGACAACATGCCGGACGGCCTGCTCACCCTGTCCACCGGCGGAACCATACTTGCCGCCAACGGTTCGGCCCATAAACTGCTGGACAGTCCGGCGGATAAAGCTCTGGTCGGAATGAACTGGAACGATTTTTCATATGAAAGTCTGCAGAAGTTCCGCCGGGACAACGTGATCTGGGAACATGCTCTACTGAGCGGGAAAAGTCTGGAATTCATTTTTTTCCCATATTTCGAAAGCATGGACGAAAAACGGACCATGATCATAATCCGTGACCGGACCGATATCGCAGATCTGGAGGAAGACCTCTACGAAGCCAGAAGACTGGCCTCGATAGGCTCTCTGGCTGCCGGAGTGGCCCATGAAATCCGCAACCCACTGAGCTCGCTGCGCGGGTTCGCACAGCTTTTTGCCGACAGGTTTCATGACGAACCGCCCTACGGAACATACGCCACCACCATGCTGCAGGAAGCCGACCGGCTGAACAGGGTCGTCACGGACCTGCTCTACCTGTCCAGACCGCACGACCTTAAACCGGAACAGCTGGACCTGAAGGATCTCTGCGACTCCATGCAGACCCTCATGGGCTTTGACCTTGAACACAAGGGAGCCGAGATTGACACCGGACTGGAAACGGACACGGTCTACGCCGATCCTGACGGAATAAGGCAGGTTATGCTGAATCTTCTGGTAAACAGCCTTGACGCCGTGCCGCAGGATGAGGGACTGATATCCATAAGCGCAAAGGAAAGCGGAAACGGAGTCTGGATAAACATCTGCGACAACGGACCGGGAATGCCCGAAGAAATCCGCAAGCACGCACTTGAGCCGTTCTTCACGGACAAACCCAAGGGAACAGGGCTGGGACTGGCCATAGTCAACACTATCATGCGAGGACACAGCGGCCGCGTGACCATTTCAGGACACGACAACTCGGAACCCAGAACCGGAACCTGCGTGAAACTATTTTTTCCCAATCCCCGCAGTGAGGAATAA
- a CDS encoding sigma-54 dependent transcriptional regulator, whose protein sequence is MSDNTKTALIVDDEPPLRMLIRAVLEGDGWTVHEAASGEQALEMVTGLELNAALIDMRMDGMDGMALLKELNTIFPGLPVIMLTAYGNVNSAVVAMKQGAFDYLTKPADNEELKAVMNKALDYSRLIDENERLKSAAGVGGEMIGSTRGMRNVKELIEQAGPSEATILVLGESGTGKELVAEGLHRASLRADKPLIKVNCAALPADLLESELFGYVKGAFTGANTNKPGRFQLASGGTLFLDEIGEMDPVLQAKILRALQEKVVEPLGSVSPVETDVRIIAATNRDLKKEVEQGNFREDLYYRLSVLEIRIPPLRERIGDLPALAAHLLEKLGRKNNKKVRSVSPAFLDCLARYDWPGNVRELENVLERAIILSRSEILGPELLPPQVRNHVPATAAKPDTEPAQETEDKISSVPGPGPASLDDAERQALIAALEANQHHRERTADALGISRRTLQYKLKKYGLTRR, encoded by the coding sequence ATGAGCGACAACACCAAAACAGCACTCATTGTGGATGACGAACCGCCACTGCGCATGCTGATACGGGCCGTGCTGGAAGGTGACGGCTGGACAGTGCACGAAGCGGCCTCCGGAGAACAGGCACTTGAAATGGTGACCGGACTGGAACTCAATGCCGCGTTGATCGACATGCGCATGGACGGCATGGACGGCATGGCCCTGCTCAAAGAACTGAACACGATTTTTCCGGGACTCCCGGTCATAATGCTGACCGCGTACGGGAACGTCAACTCTGCTGTTGTGGCCATGAAACAGGGGGCCTTCGACTACCTGACCAAGCCAGCCGACAACGAGGAACTGAAAGCGGTAATGAACAAGGCTCTGGACTACTCAAGGCTGATTGATGAAAATGAGCGGTTGAAATCAGCAGCCGGTGTCGGCGGAGAAATGATCGGCAGCACACGGGGCATGCGCAATGTCAAGGAACTCATTGAACAGGCCGGGCCTTCCGAAGCCACAATCCTTGTGCTTGGAGAATCCGGAACAGGAAAGGAACTGGTGGCCGAAGGACTGCACCGGGCCAGCCTGAGAGCCGACAAACCGCTGATCAAGGTCAACTGTGCGGCTCTCCCGGCAGACCTGCTTGAAAGCGAACTTTTCGGTTACGTTAAAGGGGCCTTTACAGGAGCCAACACCAACAAGCCGGGCCGGTTTCAGCTGGCTTCCGGCGGAACACTGTTTCTGGACGAGATCGGTGAAATGGACCCTGTGCTTCAGGCCAAGATACTGCGGGCACTACAGGAAAAAGTTGTGGAACCGCTGGGCAGTGTCTCTCCGGTGGAAACAGACGTGCGCATAATCGCCGCCACCAACCGCGACCTGAAAAAGGAAGTGGAACAAGGAAATTTCCGCGAAGACCTATACTACCGGTTGAGCGTGCTTGAAATCCGCATCCCCCCCCTGCGCGAAAGGATAGGCGACCTTCCCGCGCTTGCGGCTCATCTGCTTGAAAAGCTCGGCCGCAAGAACAACAAGAAAGTCCGCTCCGTAAGTCCGGCATTTCTGGACTGTCTGGCCCGCTACGACTGGCCGGGCAATGTGCGCGAACTGGAAAACGTGCTTGAACGGGCGATTATACTGAGCCGCAGTGAAATTCTGGGACCGGAACTCCTGCCGCCGCAGGTCCGCAACCATGTTCCGGCCACCGCAGCAAAGCCGGACACAGAACCAGCTCAGGAAACCGAAGATAAAATTTCATCAGTTCCCGGCCCTGGTCCGGCCTCACTGGATGATGCCGAACGTCAGGCTCTTATCGCCGCGCTGGAAGCCAATCAGCACCACCGTGAACGTACTGCCGACGCACTTGGAATCAGCCGCCGGACCCTGCAATACAAACTCAAGAAATACGGCCTGACCCGCCGCTGA
- a CDS encoding glycine betaine/L-proline ABC transporter ATP-binding protein: MEKIRVENLYKIFGPTPKKIIPMLEKGATKEEIMKKTRHGVGVNNASFSVDEGEIVVVMGLSGSGKSTLVRCINRLIEPTGGKIFIDGQDISRIGKEELRKVRLEKLGMVFQNFALFPHRTVLKNTEYGLEIGNVDPSERKQKAMEALELVGLGGWADSYPAQLSGGMQQRVGLARALALDPDILLMDEAFSALDPLIRRDMQDELINLQERMQKTIVFISHDLDEALKIGDRIVLMKNGEIVQTGTPEEILTEPADDYVRRFVEDVDITKVLTAESVMKKTEAVAYIKTDGPRAALRKMRKNNISSLFVLNEHHRLIGIVSAAECAGLVENGGKDLRTVMRTEYQSVNPDTPAQELFNIMQDRIAPLPVIDETDKLKGVIVRGALIGALAERGGDNE, from the coding sequence ATGGAAAAAATCCGCGTTGAAAATCTATACAAAATTTTCGGCCCTACCCCCAAAAAAATTATTCCCATGCTTGAAAAAGGGGCAACCAAAGAAGAAATCATGAAAAAAACCCGGCATGGTGTCGGGGTAAACAATGCTTCGTTCTCTGTTGACGAAGGAGAAATCGTGGTGGTCATGGGCCTCTCGGGAAGCGGGAAGTCCACGCTGGTGCGCTGCATAAACAGGCTGATCGAGCCTACCGGAGGCAAGATCTTCATTGACGGTCAGGATATTTCCCGCATCGGGAAGGAAGAGTTGCGCAAGGTCAGACTGGAAAAGCTGGGCATGGTTTTCCAGAATTTCGCCCTGTTCCCCCACCGCACCGTGCTCAAGAACACGGAATACGGCCTGGAAATAGGAAACGTGGACCCGTCAGAACGGAAACAAAAAGCAATGGAAGCGCTTGAGCTTGTAGGGCTGGGCGGCTGGGCGGATTCATATCCGGCACAGCTTTCCGGCGGCATGCAGCAGAGGGTAGGTCTGGCCAGAGCCCTTGCCCTTGACCCGGACATACTGTTGATGGACGAAGCGTTCAGCGCCCTCGACCCGCTGATACGGCGCGACATGCAGGACGAACTGATCAATCTGCAGGAAAGAATGCAGAAGACCATTGTCTTCATCAGCCATGATCTGGATGAAGCTCTCAAAATCGGAGACCGCATAGTCCTCATGAAAAACGGTGAAATAGTGCAGACCGGGACTCCGGAAGAAATTCTGACCGAACCGGCAGATGATTACGTGCGCCGATTCGTGGAGGATGTGGACATCACCAAGGTACTTACCGCCGAATCGGTAATGAAAAAAACCGAGGCCGTAGCATACATCAAGACCGACGGACCTAGAGCAGCGCTTAGAAAAATGCGCAAAAACAATATCTCCAGCCTGTTCGTGCTCAACGAGCACCATCGGCTGATAGGAATAGTAAGCGCAGCGGAATGCGCCGGTCTCGTGGAGAACGGCGGCAAGGATTTGAGAACCGTCATGCGCACTGAATACCAGTCCGTGAACCCGGATACTCCGGCGCAGGAACTCTTCAATATCATGCAGGACCGCATTGCACCTCTGCCGGTCATAGATGAAACCGACAAACTCAAAGGGGTAATCGTCAGGGGAGCACTTATCGGAGCCCTGGCGGAAAGAGGAGGCGACAACGAATGA
- a CDS encoding proline/glycine betaine ABC transporter permease translates to MIIPRIPVGDAIETGINFLVDHCSFATKAFSAVLESGLDIIETAMKACPPWLLIILIGLLTWRLAKSKRTAIFSMAGLLLIWNMGLWKATVSTISLVIVSTLLALMIGIPVGILAAMNRYVHKTVMPVLDVMQTMPAFVYLIPAIPFFGLGKVAAIFSTIIFAMPPAIRLTCLGIKQVPEELVECAEAFGSTRWQRLVKLELPIATPTIMAGVNQTVMLALSMVVIAAMIGAKGLGGEVWKAIQRLQMGKGFEAGIGIVIVAMIMDRVLQKIGSGKTGRN, encoded by the coding sequence ATGATAATACCAAGAATTCCCGTAGGGGACGCCATAGAAACCGGAATCAATTTTCTGGTGGATCACTGTTCCTTTGCCACCAAGGCTTTCTCGGCAGTGCTGGAATCCGGGCTGGATATAATTGAAACGGCAATGAAAGCATGCCCGCCGTGGCTGCTCATCATACTGATCGGCCTGCTGACATGGCGGCTGGCAAAAAGCAAGCGCACTGCGATTTTCTCCATGGCCGGACTGCTGCTCATCTGGAACATGGGGCTTTGGAAAGCCACTGTCAGCACCATCTCTCTGGTCATTGTCTCAACCCTTCTGGCACTCATGATCGGCATTCCGGTCGGCATACTGGCGGCCATGAACCGTTATGTCCACAAAACGGTCATGCCTGTGCTGGACGTGATGCAGACCATGCCCGCCTTTGTCTACCTTATCCCGGCTATTCCCTTTTTCGGGCTTGGAAAGGTGGCGGCCATATTTTCAACAATAATCTTTGCCATGCCTCCAGCCATCCGGCTGACCTGTCTAGGCATAAAACAGGTTCCGGAAGAACTGGTGGAGTGCGCCGAGGCTTTCGGCTCAACACGCTGGCAGAGACTGGTCAAACTTGAACTGCCCATCGCCACCCCGACCATTATGGCCGGAGTAAACCAGACCGTCATGCTGGCCCTTTCCATGGTTGTTATCGCCGCCATGATCGGAGCCAAAGGGCTTGGCGGAGAGGTCTGGAAAGCGATTCAGCGTTTGCAGATGGGCAAGGGATTCGAGGCCGGAATTGGCATTGTCATCGTGGCCATGATCATGGACCGCGTATTACAGAAAATAGGCTCCGGCAAAACAGGCCGGAACTAA
- a CDS encoding glycine betaine ABC transporter substrate-binding protein, which translates to MKRLFTLILAALLVAAFAVPSFAGDKKKVKLAYVEWDCATATTNVIKAVLEERMGYECEIIPVAAAAMWQAVGTGDVDGMATAWLPVTHADYLKRVQKDVVNLGPIVSGAKLGWAVPAYVTVDSIADLNKYADKFDGKIIGIDPGAGLMKLSEDAMAAYGLDKFELMEGSGATMTAALNDAIKNNKWVVVTAWSPHWMFGRWDLKYLKDPKKILGEEETINTVVRKGLKKDMPKVYSFLDKFAWKDAGQLQMVMAWNQEKGADPYENAKRFIRENKAQVDSWLK; encoded by the coding sequence ATGAAAAGACTTTTCACCCTTATCCTTGCTGCCCTGCTTGTCGCGGCTTTTGCCGTACCTTCCTTTGCCGGAGACAAGAAAAAGGTCAAACTGGCATATGTGGAATGGGACTGCGCAACAGCCACTACCAACGTCATCAAGGCTGTTCTGGAAGAGCGCATGGGTTACGAATGCGAGATCATCCCAGTGGCTGCCGCGGCCATGTGGCAGGCCGTCGGCACCGGCGATGTGGACGGAATGGCTACCGCGTGGCTGCCGGTTACGCATGCGGATTACCTGAAACGGGTCCAGAAAGACGTTGTAAACCTCGGCCCGATAGTATCCGGCGCCAAACTGGGCTGGGCTGTTCCCGCGTATGTTACGGTTGATTCCATTGCCGACCTGAACAAGTATGCCGACAAATTCGATGGAAAAATCATCGGAATTGACCCCGGTGCCGGGCTGATGAAACTCTCCGAAGACGCAATGGCAGCATACGGCCTGGACAAATTTGAACTCATGGAAGGTTCCGGCGCAACAATGACCGCAGCCCTCAACGATGCCATTAAAAACAACAAATGGGTCGTGGTCACCGCATGGTCACCGCACTGGATGTTCGGCCGCTGGGACCTCAAATATCTCAAGGACCCCAAGAAGATTCTCGGCGAGGAAGAAACCATAAACACGGTTGTCCGCAAAGGTCTCAAGAAGGATATGCCCAAGGTATACAGCTTCCTCGACAAATTCGCCTGGAAAGACGCCGGCCAGCTCCAGATGGTCATGGCCTGGAACCAGGAAAAGGGAGCCGATCCTTATGAAAACGCAAAACGTTTCATCAGGGAAAACAAGGCGCAGGTAGACTCCTGGCTCAAATAA
- a CDS encoding NifU family protein, with the protein MYDKVEAALEKVRPLLQADGGNVELVEVTDKGIAKVRMQGACKGCPMSQITLRNAIERTLLKEIPELKGVEPAE; encoded by the coding sequence ATGTACGACAAAGTCGAAGCCGCACTGGAAAAAGTCAGGCCCTTATTGCAGGCCGACGGCGGCAACGTTGAACTCGTTGAGGTAACTGACAAAGGCATAGCCAAAGTCCGCATGCAGGGCGCATGCAAGGGCTGCCCCATGTCCCAGATCACTCTGAGAAACGCCATTGAACGCACGTTGCTCAAGGAGATACCTGAACTGAAAGGCGTGGAGCCCGCCGAATAA
- the gltX gene encoding glutamate--tRNA ligase: protein MAKTVTRFAPSPTGHLHIGGARTALFAWLLARHNGGEFVLRIEDTDRQRSTQEYTDAILASMKWLGMDWSGEPVYQSDRFDIYNGYIDRLLEEGKAYWCDCTPEQVDAMREKAMQEKRKPKYDGSCREKNLGPGENRVVRFKAPLDGRTSFTDMIKGPISIENAEMDDMILRRSDGSPTYNLAVVVDDHTMGVTDVLRGDDHVNNTPRQILLYQALGWDIPNFGHVPMILGPDKKKLSKRHGALSVMEYEKMGYLPEAVVNYLVRLGWSHGDQEIFSRDELIKLFNTDSLGNSPSVFDTKKLDWLNSEYIKSKAPAELIEGMRSFLPEDTAAEDAYLEKIIPLLQPRAGNYREMAEMSDFFLTTAANMEYDQAAVTKVFTPEAIEILKELTALIAADAEFSHDSLEAVCKGYLEEKGLKFKAIGQPVRLALCGRTQSPGGLYDLMLVMGKEETVARLERALSLV from the coding sequence ATGGCAAAAACCGTAACCCGCTTCGCTCCGAGCCCCACCGGGCACCTGCATATCGGCGGAGCCCGTACTGCCCTTTTCGCATGGCTGCTGGCCAGACACAACGGCGGAGAATTCGTCCTGCGCATAGAAGACACCGACCGCCAGCGTTCCACTCAGGAGTATACGGACGCCATCCTGGCCTCCATGAAATGGCTGGGCATGGACTGGTCCGGGGAACCTGTCTACCAGAGCGATAGATTTGATATTTACAACGGGTACATCGACAGGCTGCTTGAAGAAGGCAAGGCCTACTGGTGCGACTGCACCCCGGAACAGGTTGACGCCATGCGCGAAAAAGCCATGCAGGAAAAACGTAAACCCAAATATGACGGTTCCTGCCGTGAAAAAAATCTCGGCCCCGGTGAAAACAGGGTCGTACGCTTCAAGGCGCCTCTTGATGGACGCACCTCCTTTACCGACATGATCAAGGGCCCCATCAGCATCGAAAATGCCGAAATGGACGACATGATTCTGCGCCGCTCGGACGGTTCTCCTACCTACAACCTCGCCGTTGTGGTGGATGACCACACCATGGGTGTTACCGATGTGCTGCGCGGTGACGACCACGTCAACAATACCCCGCGCCAGATACTGCTGTATCAGGCCCTTGGATGGGACATCCCGAATTTCGGCCACGTTCCCATGATCCTCGGCCCCGACAAGAAAAAGCTTTCCAAGCGTCACGGTGCCCTCTCGGTCATGGAATATGAAAAAATGGGCTACCTGCCCGAAGCCGTGGTCAACTATCTGGTACGGCTGGGCTGGTCTCACGGCGACCAGGAAATTTTCTCCCGTGATGAGCTTATCAAGCTTTTCAACACCGACAGTCTCGGCAACTCCCCTTCCGTATTCGATACGAAAAAGCTCGACTGGCTTAACAGCGAATACATCAAGTCCAAGGCCCCCGCGGAACTGATTGAGGGCATGCGTTCCTTCCTGCCGGAAGACACTGCCGCGGAAGACGCTTATCTGGAAAAGATCATCCCCCTGCTCCAGCCGCGTGCCGGGAATTACAGGGAAATGGCCGAAATGAGTGACTTTTTCCTCACCACTGCAGCAAATATGGAATATGACCAGGCCGCAGTGACCAAGGTTTTCACCCCCGAAGCAATTGAAATTCTGAAGGAACTTACCGCACTCATAGCAGCGGACGCAGAGTTCAGCCATGATTCCCTTGAAGCTGTATGCAAAGGCTACCTGGAAGAAAAAGGACTCAAATTCAAGGCCATCGGACAGCCAGTACGTCTGGCCCTGTGCGGCCGCACCCAGTCCCCCGGCGGACTCTATGATCTTATGCTTGTCATGGGCAAAGAGGAAACCGTTGCCCGCCTGGAAAGGGCTTTATCGCTGGTCTGA
- a CDS encoding transporter substrate-binding domain-containing protein, which produces MTCELPPFSYSSSNGTSSGFAVELVRLMEERIGGEESNILFYPWPRAYRKMQTGSGDVLFPMAITPERATKFKFVGPIYWDEIYFYSRKGSNIKLTCTGDARKVRRIGVTKNGFIHVSLQKMGFTNLEPGPSRKCDFLKLVRGRVDLVPMGEKAISQFMHLNSDLNPADYERVGPPVTFVSIYIAFATTVPDGVVARWQAAFDSLKQDGTWLKLKDKYFPQEAVE; this is translated from the coding sequence ATGACCTGTGAACTCCCTCCTTTCAGTTATTCTTCAAGCAATGGAACCTCCTCAGGATTCGCGGTAGAGCTTGTCCGGTTAATGGAAGAAAGGATCGGTGGTGAAGAATCAAATATATTATTTTATCCTTGGCCCCGGGCCTACAGGAAGATGCAGACCGGAAGCGGTGATGTGCTGTTCCCCATGGCCATAACGCCGGAACGGGCCACAAAGTTCAAGTTTGTCGGTCCTATTTATTGGGATGAAATTTATTTTTACAGCAGAAAGGGGAGTAATATAAAACTGACCTGTACTGGTGATGCCAGAAAAGTCCGCCGGATAGGCGTTACAAAAAATGGTTTCATTCATGTCAGCCTGCAGAAGATGGGCTTTACAAATCTGGAGCCCGGTCCTTCCCGAAAATGCGATTTTCTGAAGCTTGTCCGCGGGAGAGTGGACCTCGTCCCAATGGGGGAAAAGGCCATATCACAATTTATGCATTTGAACAGCGACCTCAATCCGGCAGATTATGAGCGGGTTGGGCCACCGGTAACTTTTGTTTCCATTTATATAGCATTTGCCACAACTGTGCCGGATGGAGTAGTTGCCCGGTGGCAGGCTGCCTTTGATTCCCTGAAACAGGATGGGACATGGCTTAAGCTCAAGGACAAATACTTTCCACAGGAAGCTGTTGAATAA